GAACCCGCCCGCAGGCAGGATCTGGGGCAGCTCGTCCTCGACGCCGGTGGCGCTGGCGACGACGATGGCCTCGTCCTGCAGCGGCACCAACTCGAAGACGCCATATGCGTAGTCCATGAAGCCCGTCACGCCGACCACGTCGCCCATCTGGGCCACGTAGATCAGATCGACGATGGCGTCTACGACCAGCGTGTCGCCCGGCGCATCCGAGATCTTGAAGGTGTTGTACTGATCGGCGCCGACGGTGTCCACCACCGTGGAGCCGAAGGTGGTGACCCACACGCTCTCGTAGGCCTCGCCGAACACGTCGTCGCCGTCGTCCAGCGTGTCATCGTTGAGGATGCCACAGTGGACCTTGGCGGGCGCAAACAGGTCGTTGGAGAAGGTGAGGATCTCCACGGCCGAAGCGCTGTGCGGGGCCATCTCGGTCAGGCCGTAGTAATCGTCGATGTAGCCGCCGACTTCGACCTCGTCGCCCGCCAGCACGTAGTTGCCGGACGAGCTCTCGTAGACCAGGATGCCGTTGAAGGCGCCGGCGGCGTCCTGCATGAGGAACTTGCTCGCCGCGCCGGCGTCGCCGGTGCCGACGGTCACGATGCCGGTGAGGTTGACGACGCGGCCGTAGTAGGCCGAGTTCTGTCCCGGCAGGGAGGGATCGGCGTACTGTACGTCGTAGATGGACGTGAAGCCGATGGCTACCTCGAGCCAGCCGGCCGGCGCGTTGGCCGGGTAGAAGGTCGTGTTGAGATCGCCGTCGTCCGCGGAGATGTAGAAGTCCACCTGCCGCTCGTTGTGGGGCGCCGCGATGACGCCGGACCAGGTGTCGCCGCCCGCAGTGCTCATGACGGCGGACGAGAAGACGCCGGTGCTGTCGCCGCTGTCGTCGCGGAAGTAAAGCGTGGCGCCGGTGACCATCACGTCGTCGGTGATCGTCGCCGTCACGGTGATGGCGTCGCCGGACAGCGGGGTCCAGTCGTTGCAGTTGACGTTGTCGACGACCGGGCCGGAGCCCTCGATGAGGTCGGCCTGCCGCCGGGGCTTGAGCTCGATCAGCGCGTTGTACTTCACCACGGGAGAGATGATGCGGAAGGTCTCGCCGATGGCGACGCCGGTGTCGTCGATGCCGGTGGTGCCGTCGATGTACACGACGATGGTGTCGGTACCCGTGTGCATGGTGAACTGGTGGTTGAAGGCCGTGCCGGGAAGCGTGGCGATGGTGCCGGTCACGTCGACGAACTTGCCGACGTTCTCGTACCCGTTCTCGGCGCCGACGCCGTAGAGGACCTCGGCGATGGTCATGACCTGCGGCGTGGGCGGGGCCTCACTGCCCAGGGGGTTGACCTGAGTGGCCGGATCGCCGGTGAGGGTCTGGATGCCGATCTCGCCGGCATAGGCGTGGACGGGACCGACCAGCTGGATGCGATCGCCGTAGTTCAGCGGCGGGGCGCCCGGCAGGTAGAAATTGATGCCGTTGCCGGAGTCGTCCAGGATGTAGTGGGTGCCGCCGTTGTAGGTGTTGTTCACCACGAAGATCCGGCCTTCCACGGTGACGACCATGCCATCGTAGGGGCTGAGCGGGTCGCCGGTGACCGGATCGTAGACATGGATGTCGTCGATGGTCTGGGCTGCCGCCAGCCCAGCGCTGGACACGACGAACACGAGCGCGAGTGCGCCGTAAGTGAATTTCTTCATTATCCTCTCTCCCCTGATTTCAGACAGACATCCAGAACCGCGCAGGGACTGGGCAGAATCACGGATCCCTTTGTCAAGTTACGGTTTATGAAGCCGTGGAAGTAAGGATCAGGCTTTCTGGCCTCCGCGTTTGCGGTATCATAACACGTACCCCCATAGATGTCTACGTCTCAACCGTTTTTTTATATTTTGTGGATGTGATATCGGGCTACGAAGGCTGAGAATCTCTTGCGCTGCCGGCGATCATCGACCGCCCGGTCATCTCCGCGGGCCGGTCCAGACCGAGCAGGTCCAGCAGGGTCGGCGCGATGTCGCGCAGGCCGAAGGGCCCCTCGCCCAGGGCGTCGGCCCTGCCGGCGTAGTCCGCGCCGACCACCACGAAGGGCACGTCGTTGAGCGAGTGGTTGGTCAGGACGCGGCCCTCGGCGCCGATCATCTCGTCGCAGTTGCCGTGGTCGGCGGTCAGCAGCATCACCCCGCCCCTCTCGAGCGCCTTCGGCACGATCCGCGACAGCAGGCCGTCGAGGGTCTTCACCGCGGCGACCGCCGCCGCGAAGACGCCCGTGTGCCCCACCATGTCGCCGTTGGCGAAGTTGACCACGATGACCTCGTGCTCGCCGGTGTCCAGGGCGTCGAGAACCACCCGCGCAACCGCGGGCGCGCTCATCTCGGGCTGCAGGTCGTAGGTGGCGACCTTGGGCGACGGGATCAGCTCGCGATCCTCACCCGCGTAGGGCTCCTCGCGGCCGCCGTTGAAGAAGTAGGTGACGTG
This DNA window, taken from bacterium, encodes the following:
- a CDS encoding T9SS type A sorting domain-containing protein, with the translated sequence MKKFTYGALALVFVVSSAGLAAAQTIDDIHVYDPVTGDPLSPYDGMVVTVEGRIFVVNNTYNGGTHYILDDSGNGINFYLPGAPPLNYGDRIQLVGPVHAYAGEIGIQTLTGDPATQVNPLGSEAPPTPQVMTIAEVLYGVGAENGYENVGKFVDVTGTIATLPGTAFNHQFTMHTGTDTIVVYIDGTTGIDDTGVAIGETFRIISPVVKYNALIELKPRRQADLIEGSGPVVDNVNCNDWTPLSGDAITVTATITDDVMVTGATLYFRDDSGDSTGVFSSAVMSTAGGDTWSGVIAAPHNERQVDFYISADDGDLNTTFYPANAPAGWLEVAIGFTSIYDVQYADPSLPGQNSAYYGRVVNLTGIVTVGTGDAGAASKFLMQDAAGAFNGILVYESSSGNYVLAGDEVEVGGYIDDYYGLTEMAPHSASAVEILTFSNDLFAPAKVHCGILNDDTLDDGDDVFGEAYESVWVTTFGSTVVDTVGADQYNTFKISDAPGDTLVVDAIVDLIYVAQMGDVVGVTGFMDYAYGVFELVPLQDEAIVVASATGVEDELPQILPAGGFSRIAPNPFNPKTEIRFVLTRDNLTQLNIYSIRGELVRTLASGRLESGEHIVNWDGNDFSGQKVSSGTYFARLRIGSEVLQVRKLMLVK